One genomic window of Salvia miltiorrhiza cultivar Shanhuang (shh) chromosome 4, IMPLAD_Smil_shh, whole genome shotgun sequence includes the following:
- the LOC131020910 gene encoding vacuole membrane protein KMS1-like, which yields MGSKKRSTSNSSRRNGGVSLSGLRLQHQQELEKLTLTAQPFKTLKLFLFAVILYLRRSLTYVLSHGGWLMLVSALVGVAGILLVIIDGPHDKHVEEVLRYMRFGLWWVALGVASSIGLGSGLHTFVLYLGPHIAFFTLKAVQCGRVDIKSAIYDTIQLKRTPSWLGKDCSEFGPPLFPSSHGVRIPISSILPQVQLEAILWGLGTALGELPPYFISRAASLSGSTVSAMEELDASSTGDKGFISSRLNRMKRWFLSHAQYMNFFTILVLASVPNPLFDLAGIMCGQFGIPFWKFFMATMIGKAIIKTHIQTIFIIAVCNNQLLHWVENELLWVLSFVPGFDSILSNLIPKLHSMKDKYLAAKPHVQADSKGKKWDFSLAFIWNTVVWFMLMNFFVKIVNATAQRYLNKQHDEEISALKNKSSKQSDDSDTSSSR from the exons ATGGGGTCGAAGAAAAGGTCGACTTCCAACAGTAGTCGTCGCAACGGCGGCGTGTCGCTCTcag GACTTCGACTGCAGCACCAACAAGAACTAGAAAAATTGACTCTAACCGCCCAGCCATTCAAGACACTAAAGCTATTCCTTTTTGCTGTTATACTATACCTCAGACGATCGCTTACATATGTTTTGTCACATGGCGGTTGGCTTATGCTAGTTAGTGCCCTCGTTGGGGTTGCGGGGATACTACTTGTTATAATAGATGGTCCTCACGACAAG CATGTTGAGGAAGTTTTACGTTATATGCGGTTTGGACTATGGTGGGTGGCTCTCGGTGTAGCATCTTCCATTGGACTCG GTTCTGGACTGCACACCTTCGTCCTCTATTTAGGACCCCATATTGCGTTCTTCACGTTAAAAGCAGTGCAATGTGGTCGAGTCGACATTAAAAGTGCCATCTACGACACAATACAACTAAAGAGAACTCCTTCATGGCTTGGCAAAGATTGTTCCGAATTCGGGCCTCCTTTATTTCCATCCTCACACGGTGTGCGGATTCCCATCAGTAGCATCTTGCCCCAGGTCCAGTTAGAAGCGATACTGTGGGGTCTCGGGACTGCTCTCGGTGAGCTGCCCCCGTACTTCATTTCAAGGGCAG CTAGCTTGTCGGGAAGTACGGTATCTGCCATGGAAGAACTGGATGCTTCCTCGACCGGAGACAAAGGGTTCATTTCTTCCCGACTGAACCGAATGAAGCGCTGGTTCCTCTCACATGCCCAATATATGAACTTCTTCACCATTTTGGTTCTTGCTTCG GTTCCCAATCCTCTGTTTGATCTCGCGGGCATAATGTGCGGACAGTTTGGAATTCCTTTCTGGAAGTTCTTCATGGCAACGATGATTGGCAAAGCGATAATCAAGACTCACATACAG ACAATCTTCATCATCGCCGTCTGCAACAACCAGCTTCTTCACTGGGTAGAAAACGAACTACTTTGGGTGCTCAGCTTCGTCCCCGGCTTCGACTCCATCCTATCCAACCTCATCCCCAAGCTTCATTCGATGAAGGACAAGTACTTGGCCGCCAAACCTCACGTTCAAGCAGATAGCAAG GGAAAGAAATGGGACTTCTCTCTTGCTTTTATTTGGAACACTGTGGTTTGGTTCATGCTGATGAACTTCTTCGTCAAGATTGTGAACGCAACCGCACAACGGTATCTGAACAAGCAGCACGACGAGGAAATTTCTGCACTGAAGAATAAATCGTCGAAGCAATCTGATGACTCTGACACTTCTTCATCCAGATGA